The Mercenaria mercenaria strain notata chromosome 10, MADL_Memer_1, whole genome shotgun sequence genome contains a region encoding:
- the LOC123527408 gene encoding uncharacterized protein LOC123527408 isoform X2 produces the protein MDSATAEFNKGLEVAQQRVVCMLEFSLQIHYAKAITNKSEKVSRLLCPGCKHNHLSQRDHSCIVPSHVGKLDHYFWDVLGILDEERVIESWYNSQTCTGFERAVLDIFMQKIRCRDYRETTMKSVSWQRSVSRIAQMMLRFGKLYQIGRPE, from the exons ATGGATTCGGCAACAGCGGAGTTTAATAAAGGTTTAGAAGTAGCTCAGCAAAGGGTCGTCTGCATGCTAGAGTTTTCATTGCAAATACATTACGCCAAAGCGATCACCAACAAGTCGGAGAAGGTTAGTCGCTTGCTGTGTCCAGGCTGCAAGCACAATCACCTATCGCAGCGCGATCATTCTTGCATCGTGCCAAGTCACGTGGGCAAACTCGATCACTACTTCTGGGATGTTCTGGGAATACTAGATGAAGAGCGTGTAATCGAGAGCTGGTATAACTCACAGACATGCACAGGGTTCGAACGAGCCGTGCTGGACATATTCATGCAAAAAATAAGATGCAGAGATTACAGGGAGACAACTATGAAAAGCGTTAGCTGGCAGAGAAGCGTATCCCGGATTGCTCAGATGATGCTCAGATTTGGAAAACTGTACCAAATTG GTCGGCCAGAGTAA
- the LOC123527404 gene encoding uncharacterized protein LOC123527404, translating into MCTITDCLFTSDVIQKFRETVRKDLKLDPLRYFTLASFSWDCALRYAEVKLELQTSIEAHLMIENAIRGGIAVIGNPRHARANNPEMPDGTFNEEEETSFIDFLDFNGLYTSVMATARLPTHGFRFLSDFEQERFNFEEVPEDSDHGYILEVDLSYPVELHEYHDDFPLAPEKIKICTEDLSPYTVQSAAAAGINMDRLSTEERLCLTLKDKKSYTVHYLNLQFYTKHGLKVTKVHRVLSFVQAPFLERFMNFCGNKRKEARSPLYKTIWKNIANLVCGKSYENPRNYKDIRICNSEHQLLKLVAKPTFDCLRVLDDNLTAVQMHKPTVELNRPIAVGFTILELSKRTVYEFFYDFVKTTLAKKGSVSFLAGDTDSLVLKLSGVPDLKNRYNVNNSRFDLSNFPDGHPLKDDTNRMVPGKVKFERPGEVGIEFVALSPKCYSLKTDKGFKQARKGCSKEMRHDLYKQCLMENKCHSENVTEVRNFNQRLYQVSCTKRVLNILDFKRHHFDPLTSVSFGHYSLELRQHEQDEFETDV; encoded by the exons ATGTGCACGATAACGGACTGTCTTTTCACGAGTGACGTCATCCAGAAATTCAGGGAAACCGTCAGGAAAGATCTGAAACTCGATCCGCTTAGATACTTCACACTGGCTAGTTTCTCCTGGGACTGTGCACTGCGTTACGCGGAGGTAAAACTAGAGCTGCAGACTTCAATAGAGGCTCATCTCATGATTGAAAATGCTATAAGGG GTGGAATTGCGGTTATTGGTAACCCGAGACACGCAAGGGCAAACAACCCAGAAATGCCAGATGGAACGTTTAACGAAGAAGAGGAAACTAGCTTCATAGATTTCCTTGACTTCAACGGTCTGTACACGTCAGTCATGGCGACAGCACGTCTCCCAACACATGGGTTCAGATTTCTTTCTGACTTTGAGCAGGAGAGGTTCAACTTCGAAGAAGTACCGGAGGACAGTGACCATGGCTACATTCTAGAAGTGGATCTGTCCTACCCAGTGGAATTACATGAATATCATGACG ACTTTCCCCTGGCACCCgaaaaaattaaaatctgtaCTGAAGATCTGTCGCCATATACTGTTCAGTCAGCGGCCGCTGCAGGAATTAATATGGATCGCCTTTCCACAGAAGAACGCCTGTGTTTGACCCTCAAAGACAAAAAGTCATACACAGTGCATTACTTGAACCTGCAGTTCTACACGAAGCATGGACTTAAAGTTACAAAAGTACACAGGGTACTTTCATTTGTCCAGGCTCCGTTTCTTGAGCGGTTCATGAACTTCTGtggaaacaaaagaaaagaagCCAGGTCTCCGTTGTACAAGACCATCTGGAAAAACATAGCCAATTTAGTGTGCG GAAAAAGCTATGAAAATCCACGAAATTATAAAGACATCCGCATTTGCAACAGCGAGCATCAACTTCTGAAACTAGTTGCCAAGCCCACCTTCGACTGTCTCCGAGTGTTGGATGACAATTTAACAGCAGTGCAGATGCATAAACCGACTGTTGAATTGAACAGACCAATTGCTGTTGGATTTACCATCCTAGAACTGTCAAAGCGAACGGTTTATGAATTCTTTTATGATTTTGTGAAGACCACACTTGCGAAAAAAGGTTCAGTCTCTTTTCTGGCAGGTGACACAGATAGTTTGGTCCTAAAATTATCTGGTGTCCCAGATCTTAAGAACAGATACAACGTGAATAATTCGCGATTTGACTTGTCCAACTTTCCAGATGGCCATCCCCTCAAGGACGATACTAACCGAATGGTACCGGGAAAGGTGAAATTCGAGAGACCCGGGGAAGTGGGAATTGAATTTGTGGCCCTTTCCCCTAAGTGTTATTCACTAAAGACGGACAAAGGATTTAAACAGGCTAGGAAGGGTTGTTCCAAGGAAATGAGACACGATCTGTATAAGCAGTGCCTTATGGAGAACAAATGCCACAGTGAAAATGTGACAGAAGTTAGAAACTTTAACCAGCGGTTGTACCAGGTGTCTTGTACTAAACGCGTTCTTAACATTCTTGATTTTAAAAGACATCATTTTGACCCATTGACTTCGGTCAGCTTCGGACACTATTCACTAGAACTGAGGCAACACGAACAGGACGAGTTTGAAACGGatgtataa
- the LOC123527408 gene encoding uncharacterized protein LOC123527408 isoform X1 — protein MESVDISSFKSRECEHFTDENDSLLKFIAPATLLLVGQSNSGKTSYMRKLVEMGDRMFTIPPSKYIWLYNMYQDLYDEIGNSVPNVQFEQGLPTRADIQQWAETERHLVLILDDLYHLLINSRDILDLFVLFCHHLTVTVIISCHNIFMNSKYAKTMTTNLHYILLFRLQNRLQLSTLGTQLFVHSKKSKHFLGVYDDVMATDQYSPLIIDLSPQTKHSDYKLQSNILPGQLPVIYELE, from the exons ATGGAGAGCGTTGACATTAGCAGTTTCAAGAGTAGGGAATGCGAACACTTTACGGATGAAAATGATTCATTGCTGAAGTTTATTGCTCCGGCGACATTACTGCTG GTCGGCCAGAGTAACTCTGGTAAGACGTCCTACATGCGGAAATTGGTCGAGATGGGAGATAGGATGTTTACAATCCCGCCTTCGAAATACATATGGCTTTACAACATGTACCAAGACTTGTATGACGAGATCGGGAATTCCGTGCCAAACGTTCAATTTGAACAGGGTCTGCCCACAAGGGCGGACATACAGCAGTGGGCTGAAACAGAACGACACCTTGTGCTTATACTGGACGACCTTTATCACCTGTTGATCAACTCTAGGGACATACTGGATTTGTTCGTTTTATTCTGTCATCATCTGACGGTAACGGTAATCATAAGTTGTCATAATATATTTATGAATTCAAAGTACGCGAAAACGATGACCACAAACTTGCATTACATTTTGCTATTTAGACTGCAAAATCGCTTGCAGCTATCTACGCTAGGCACACAATTGTTCGTTCACAGTAAGAAGTCAAAACACTTCCTTGGCGTCTATGACGACGTCATGGCAACGGATCAATACAGCCCTTTGATCATTGATCTCAGTCCACAAACCAAACATTCGGATTATAAACTACAGTCAAACATTTTACCTGGACAACTACCTGTGATATACGAACTGGAGTAG